The genomic window CATCCAGTTCCCCTGATTAAACAGGACACTGGTGACTCACAGGCTCTCTCTCAAACACTGCAGAGCTAGTGACACTGTCACACAGTAGAACCGGCTCTTGTCACAGCCCTGCTAATgaccgtatgtgtgtgtgtgtgtgtgtgtttctttgagCAGCTGACCTACTTTTTCCTGTCACCCTTTTTGGGATTCTAATGAAGCTTTTCCTCGGAACAATGCTCTCAAACACAGCCGTTCTGAATGAAAGACCAGGAAAGGGAAATGTTCTGCAGAACAGACTAGAAACACAATCACagtagaaacacaaacacacaagtgcTTTCAGAAGATCTGCACGTCTCTGAGCTGAGCTTTACTCACTCATGACCAACCTGCCTCACAGATCCAAATCAAGACATTCCCGAGAAAGGTGGGGCAAACAGAGGTGATGTCATGCAACAGGAATGCTGCCACTAGGTGAGACGACTCCGGGTGAGGAATTTTTCCATAATCATTGATCTTCAGTTATTAACAAGACGGAATACAACAAAAAGGACATCAGAGCATAAAGCTAAGAATTAAGATTTTCTAAAGCAGCTAGccacaaatctgttttttttttttggaaggccACAATCACTCCAATGACACGTTTTTTCGGAGtcagcatttctttttttaaacatgaaatcaCTGTGGACACTAGGGCTGTCGCGATACATCGGTATTGACGATAACCGtgatattcaaataaacaattatcGATATCGTGTTAATTTAGTGTATGAGGACATATATTAGTGATAACCGCAATATAACCGTTAACCAATAACcgttattattttactagtcatagactgggaaatattatataacctattaacagcggttttctgtgttcatatacttaagtaaagggtgattattattattattatttttttttactcgtcttatttttgtatttgcaatcaatacggcctgtgcatagtaacatattttatttctttctttgtccaaatctatgaacagttacacgattaaaacagatcttgaaaaactgagcaaccacattgctacattaaactctgtaaaatgttaagttcacagtgccatgcacttaatgcctcatctgtggtcattcttcaagaaggttcattagttaacattatttaattactttagttaacatatataaataacataaataataatgaacaatatttccacagcatttattaatcttagtttatgttaatttcagcatttactaatgcattgttaaaatcacaagttgtgtttataaacattaatgtactatgaacatgaacattgaataactcgatttttattaacattaacaaagattaataaattgtgtaataaatgtattgttcattcatgttcgttaatacattaatgttaacaaatggcatcttattgtaaagtgttaccattaatatttattcatcatactgttgaacttgacagtattttctctcttgttatttcataagagcttcaaagaagacggagaaagccagagtcttgtgccctgcATTCATCAGAACCCTAATGTttgttgggtgaaaaagaaaaactcaataaactaagtaaaaaataatttgactgatatcttccccaccccaaggtttctatagatatcacgatTTATCGATATGTGAATTATTATGGCCACAATAACCttgatatgaaaaatctaatatcgtgacagccctagtgGACACACCAAAAATTAAGCTAGAGCAGAAATGTGTCAAATTTGCTGAAGAACGTCTATGAACTGGCTTAGGGCAATTAACTGGCTTAATTTATCACCTAAGAACTCAATACCCTGAGTAGCACAATTACCCAAGTTCAATTGCCCAAATTGAATCAGTTTTCggctaaattaaaacttaaatttcaGTTTCAGCATTTCAATAAATCATTACTTTTGGTGCATACCTTCAAGCTCTGAGGTAGATGTTATTCTTCACTAATAACATCCACTAGATGTTATTCTtcaatgataaaaacaaaaacaaaacaaaaaaaacatttcttagatGATATATGTCTTTAACCCTGTTCCTGGggacccactgtcctgcagaggtTATTTCCAACCTTTATCAGGACACCTGGTCCTTGACTTTTCAAGTGATCCCGGAGACCTTGATAAGTtggttcagatgtgtttgattagaactggagctgaactctgcaggaaagtgggtccccaggagcagggttgaagacCTATGAAGAAAATTACCAGTACTTATTATGATAAATATCTGGAGTGTGTTAGGTGATCAATCTTTCAATCATTCATCAATCAATACCAATATCAGAACCCCTCGCTCACTGAACTTCGCCCCGCACAGACACTTTGAAAAACCAtgtgcaaacacagacacactcaaacacatcCAGCTGTGGATTCATAAGTCAGGTGACGCAAGAGCCCACGGCCAAACAGAGTGCAAGAATCAACAGTGTGAACATCTCACTCACACTGCTGTCTGCATTGCTTTCAAACCGGATTGGGGTTCTACATGAACAACTCAgccaaacacacccacacacatttgCATACCTCACAAAAGCACAACAGTTTTTCCTAGACCACATTTGGCTCTGACTGCAAAATATTTGCAGAGAGTAAACAGTGCATTTGAACTTCTACCCACCTGTCACTTTCACTGCACAAGCAGTCACAGAATGAATACAATTTCAACCACGTTAACATCAATACCTGATATAGTAATAGAAGGAAGAGTATACACAAACCACTGCGAGGCTGCTGGTTTCCTTCAAGGACAAGACCAGAAGAGATGTGGGGGTCAATCTCTCTACCGTTGTACGGCATTCAAATGATATTCAGAGATGATATTCACTTCCATTCACCACTCAAGAAAACACAGACATTCTGCACCCCACCCATGTTTAATGCAGTCCAGACAAACGCAGAGGAATCTAGCTTAAAATGAAACTGATAGCAAATCATCCTCATCGATCTTTCAAAGCACGCTGGAGCAGTTTCACAGTGCTAAGCTAGTTAAAGTTTCAGTATCGCAACCTGTTCTCATCAACAGAAACAAAACTCAGTCCAAAACCTGATATGGGCTCATTTGTTCACTTCCATCTTGAAGCATTTAGGAAAAGTCATAAACACGAAAGCAAAAGTGCTTTCTCTGCAGCTGAGGTAGGCAGAACAGCTCAGCTGTAACCGTGAGAGCGGATAGTACATCTTCAATGGATTTTACCGGTTTCGTCTGAGCAGAATCCGAGCCTGGAACAGGCGATAAAGAGAGAATCACTCATGAGACTAAATTCAACAGCTTCCGGAAGAGGGCCTGTATTGTTGTACTTCACTGCTCCCTGCAAAAAGCCACACACGTACAGACACTGCACAGCCAAACTAAAGATTAATGGCtaataaatatactataaataatacGCTACATATACTTAGCTTTAATAAAGCAGCAAAAAGGTTGATAATAGGTATTGGAAATGCTTGCAGCAGATCTCTGCATGCAATGGAGGAATTCCTACCAACGTTTTGAtgcatttacacattttataagCTCTTTGTGAGTTATGAGCAAGTAAAAATACCACCATATGTATACACATTCAATGAGCGCATTTAGCCCAGCACACAGCATTGTTTTTGATGTTCAGAAAGTTCAGAAAATATCCATCATTAAAGCTTTCCTAGCAGGTTGTGACAATATCCTTATGCCTTGACAAATATTAGTAACCAAAAGCTGATGGTAGCCATCCTTtggtttaaaatttattttttgtgtccAAAAGAAGGTTTGTAACAAGTggcgggtgagtaaatgataacagatttttttatatttgggtgaactatgccttcaGTCAAACTGAAATCATACCTGATTTCTGATTTTTCTGATCTGATTTTTTATCTGATTTTCACATAAAAACAAACTCAATAAATGTGACTATAATGTGGGTGGTTTACAGGTGATCGGACAGTATTCATATATAGTCAAGATTACACTTTAGACATGTGTGCATACCCAAGCTATAAACTCAAGCATTACACTCTAGCAGCAAAGCAAAAACACTTAAAGCTCACCATTCATAATTTGTTTAGCACAAAGCAGGGAGGTATAACTAAGATTCATATCAGGGTTGAACAAAAAACGaccagcttcacacacacacacacatggcaggCCTATCATCTATTATATCTCGTACCCGAGACTAAATCTCTGCTGTGCACCTCTGGGGGATGGGGAACAGAGAAAGGTGGATCTATGGACGGAAGAGAGAAAGTGACCAGATAAACAGCCTCTAATGACTCATGAACTGAACGGCCTGACAATAAGCCTGCACTTAAAACAGGTTTTCACATCTTCGATTACTCTCATCTAAACAAGGCTGTATGCACCACAACGTTTACATGAGCATCACTTTCAGATTAAAGGCCATTTTCTGATTAAATTGGCCTTCTAAAAAGGCATTTACATGCTCGACAGCCACTGGAATATCCCTGGATAAATGTGATAAGAACAAACCACACTTTTCCAGTTATAAGCATGCAGATGTGGGAGACCGGAAACGAAAGCTTTGGTCGTGTTGCAAAGGTCTGGTCCAGTGAACGAAATTGAATGAGTGTGATATGAGTAGTCTATGTTGGGCTGGAAATAAtggaaataacatttttatgccaaatcattttttttttttaatagtaatccAATCAACCCATTCATTCTCATTCATCTGCAAAATGTTAAGACTTATGTAAAATAATAGCAAACGTTTGTTTAAATCAATTTTTAAGTaaaggtttgtaaaaaaaaacaagtaaactgACATTCATTTGAATGTGTATGTGAATGCTAGGTATTCTTTGAGTGTGCAGAAAACTCAGATTAATACACAAATATGCCAGCTTTCTCATACAGATTTCTAAAAACCAGAGTATCAGCTTAACCTGACCATAACAGCCAGATGAATGTGTTAATACTTATAAAATAACAATGTGTCCAACATTTTGTTAATATCTGAATGTTATGATGCATTCAAACAGTCATTTATAGAAACACATCTTCAATAATCATGTTAACGATTGATACATAGATCAATTTGGGCTCAACTTTTACATTCGGACGCCTCTATCTTTGAATATTTTGGTACATCCTAGCAACTAAAAACCTGTTCTTTATATCAGTTTCAGAAGATACATTTTTTAAGCATTTCTCAGTAAGGCTGCCAAAGCAGGTTTTCCGCTTTAGTCTTGTGATCTAGGAGTGCCTCTCTAAACCAGGACAGAACCAGGTTTATGACCCAGACCAAATGGCTCCAACTGCATTGCTCATGAGATCTAGTAAACCACCAGTGTTTACACACTACACATGATACAGGCTTTAAGACAAAGCAACCCAAATCCACAGCCAGACTGCACTACAGGATCTGAGCCTTTTAATCACCTTCCTCCAGACATAATCACAGGATAATAACATCTGTTTCTCTGGAGAAGAAATGTAAGTCATAGATACGCATGTGGACGTCCTTATGTAAGGATGAGACCCGCAGCCATGTGTGGAGAGCTGGAGATTGCCCCCATCAGGGTCTCTTCATCTGCACCCCATCACACAGCTGGCTAACTCACTGTTACTACACCCTACATGTTACACACATTACCTCAGCGCTCTCAAGTCCAAATAGTCCTCTGTATCCGTGAGTTTCGCCAGTCTGATAATAACACACCAGCATAAGATCAACTTAGCCGGAGTGCTAACTAAACCAGTAAATCAGAGCTGAGCTTTAGCTGCAATCTCTGCGTGGAAGGGGAGCTTACAGAGGCCTCCTCTCACGAATAAACGACTAGAGGAGGATGTTATTCCAGTTGTCGAGCCGAAAAAAGACCGTTGAAGTGACCGTTGTCTGGCGAGAGCGAGCGAGACGAGTAAATTGGCACGAAGCGCGCCCCGAAACGCTGTGTTTGAACTCGCTCGAGCAGCGCCCCGCAGTCACTGTCAGAGACATACAGTCGGCCCGAAACACAAACACTCGTACCTCATCATTCAGTTTCCATGATCTCTCCAGCACTCTGTGAGGGAATACACTACAGGAACATGGGATGACAGACGGAGGACTCTTCTTtccttttctcctttttttttaatgtgctatATTAATTCCAGGCTTATTTTATTGCTCCTCGCTTCCTCCGTTGCAGCTTCGCTGGTAGTGAAgtaaaaaaggggaaaaatgaAACGTGCACACGTAATTCAGGCATCCGCATCTGAGTGTTTCCCACAGACAGAGGGCGCAATGCGGCCCTcaccaatgcattttttttatgtatttacaacagttatattttataatgcatttggaTTCAGTTGGACCATTTGTAGATTTAGATGAATATAATTAGTGCAATGGAGATATGAAACTAATTTCCACACATACActcaagtaaaatatattttcaatattttatatttgtaatatttctaataataaggtttaaatactaaattagttttaaacgatttattacattattaatttaaaaacacgTTACTACATATATTTAATTCGACCTCTTTGTTTCGATTCACTGAGATGCATCCTCAAACATTGGATTGTGCACCGAACCGATTCAACAGATTGATTATAAATTAAAGAACGATTAGTTTACGAATCAGACGCTTCTAGCTCAGAAAGTCTGAGCCTCGTCAGCTGTTTTTATTGACTATTACTAAtatacatttcattaattaaaaatgaattaatacatagatttttttttttgatgatttcaTTCTCTATATTTTTAGATTCACTGAATACATTATTTAGTTGAAATATTTAGTGATTATCTAACCTAATCCCTCACACCTCGGATTGTATGTGTGAAATATTGTCGTTTCCCTTCTGTGCGTTTTTATTTCTACTCCACCTACGTCACACAGAAGGAGTCACGTGCAGGAAATGAACTAAACACTACCGCAGTCAACTACATGTTGGTAGGTTCTGTAATACTCttacatgcaaaaaaaagtatattatatggCACAACAGAAGAAGATATTATAACAGCGATCTTGATGTTGTAAACAGAGGAACGCAATAGGACTACTGCAACGGAAAACAAGTAACGTTAGTTCTACTAGAGTTCAATTGTGTGCTCTGCATTTTTGGGATCTTAATCTGTTGAATTTGCACAGTTTAAGTGCAAACATTAAATGTCGTGATTTTCTTCAGAGATTGTTCTCTTTATTgcatattataacaataatattattaacagAGTATTTGATTCAGCTTGTTAGTGTTGCTTGTGTTAATCTTTAATTGTTTATTGATGTGTCTGATTGCAGAACAGCTAAAACTGCCATGAAGGGACTTTACTGCCAAAAAGGAGACCAGGGTGATGTGAAGTTTGTCATACAGGAGACAGTAAGAGTGCATGATTATGCCTTTACATTTTCTGTTGCAAGCATTTTCATATCCACGGTTTCCTGAGGAAATCTGTAAAAAGCTATTTCTAATTGCATGATGTTATTTGTTTCCTGTCATAGAATGCACCCAATAAACTTGGCAGCCATCAGGTCAAAGTTCAAGTGAAATGCTGTGCACTAAGTCCAGTTGATTTTAAGGTAATATAATTGTCAACAAGATGGTGAATGACGTCTGGCGATTTGATGTGAATGGCCTGCAGAACAGCACGTTCACAATACATTATAGACATGATTTAGGAAAAGATCACCCTCATTTCACAAACAGTGTTTTACAGAATATTTGCATTCATCTTAATCTGTTTTTCAGCTGTATGAGGACCTCAAGATTGAGATAGAAAATGTCCCAGTCGGAAGGGAGATCGCTGGGGTTGTTCTTCAAGGTTTACATGACGTCTTGTATATTTGACACCATTTACCAATCCAATCAAATAGATTTGACTGATAAATCTGATGTAATGCAAATCCTTTTCTAGTTGGACCCAAAGTCACCTTTTTCCAGCCAGATGATGAGGTTGTTGGTAAGAACTTTATTAGACCCTCATCTTTATCAGTGTatatgtgtattatatgtgtataatcaaataaacatttgcatGTCTCCACAGGGATTCTTCCTTTGGATGCTGAACAGTCTGGCCTTTGCTCCGTCGTGGTTACTGATGAATATAATTTAGGTATTGCTCACATTACATTATTGACAATACTCCTACCTAGTCCCTTAAAGATACGCTACTGTTTAGTTCTCATATATGTTCTATTATTTCTCCTGTTCTAATAACAGTTCAGAAGCCTGAGAAAGTGAGCTGGTTTGAAGCTGCAGCAGTGATTAAAGACGGTCTCAGGGCTTTCACAGCTCTCCACACCCTGGCTCGGATGGCTGCGGGTCAGACTGTACTGGTGCTGGATGGGGCTGCTGTAGGTATCTGTGCAGAGGTCAAAAGGGCAACTTTTTCCTGATTAGCACTTTCCTATTAGCATATTCACTACTGTTTAGGTTTGGGGTTTTTAAtggatgttattttttaaataaaagtttcagttgctcaccaaggttgcatttatttttctttttagaaaatgttgcagaaaatattacaaaagtttATTTAGTTGTCTTAGTTAGAATCAACACCGCACTTCTACAAGCATTATTTGGCTCCCTGCACTCGAAATCTCTAATTATTATCATGCACTTCCTGTTTTGTGCGCATGCAGCCCTTTGGAGTTCTGGCCATTCAGCTCGCCCAGTATCACGGTGTGAAAGTCCTGGCTACAGCATCGTCTCCGGAGGACCAGAAGCTTTTGGAAGAGCTCCGGCCGAGTGTGGGTGGGTACTGAAATGAAGCATtgtggagagagagaggactGACAGCAGAGATATTTTCCACATGAAGTGTCATGTTTAGGAAGTTCCAGCTTTGTTTGACTTTGCGCTTTCACTGGAAGTGTAGATTTATGAAACACTCGGCATGAGTTGCCAGACAAACTGAAATGGCAGTTCAAATGGAGCTAATCTCTTTTAATCTTCAGTTGTTATCTCTTCAAGTTTACCTCTCATATTTACTGAACTTGATGTGAATTTATTTCCTGAGCATATGAAAAGCATCACACTCGTATCATTTTGTGTACTGCAAAGCCTAAAATCTATTCAAGTCTAATCAAGTGTAGAAATACTTAAGTTTGGATTGTGGCCAAGTTTCTAACCCATCCTCTCCATTTTTTCTAGAATTGATTTGTCTTTCCTTAAACTCAATCATATTGATTGCCAAACGTTTTCTGATAGTGACCTTCTCATCTTTTCACTTCTCCCTTGGGcatatttttgtctttctttgcCACTTGACTTTTTTCATCTGGTTTCTTCCTTGTGCCACTTACACTTGCTTAAGATGTGCAGGAATCATTTTTGGGTAAGTTATTTATGGCAGCAATCTCTTCTACAAGTATTCGTTCAGGCTATCATCTTCTTATAAGCCTCAGATCATCTTTGAGAATAGTCATTCAGCATACATCAGCTTGATATGTTTAATCAATGTTAATTCGATTGTTTGTAAGCATCAGTACTTAAGTGTGTCTCTTCCCTCAGCTCGAGTGATCAGAGTGTGGGACTCAAAGCAGGATTTGGTGGACTCATGCCTTGAAGAAACCGGAGGTCTTGGAGTGGACATCATCATTGATTCAGGAGGTTTACCACCACTTTACATAACATTTCGAACTATTTCAACATAGTCTTCTcatatgtgcttttaattaattacataccACAAGCAGTTGTGttgcaacatttaattttttatttaaatgctggCAATACATAGTCTACTtttcaaaaagtttggggttgaacaaagtctcttatgttcacagatgctgcatttatttgatcaaactacagtaaaaactgaaaattattttttatttctattttaatatgcagtttattcctgtgatagcagagctgtattttcagcatcattactcaagtcttcagtgatccttcagaaattatttgaatatgctgatttggtactgaagaaaaatttattattattttgtcaaaaacagttatatttttgtgaaaaaccatgatacattttttttcaggattctttgatgaaaagaaagttctaAAGAGCagcacttattaaaaataatatttttgtaacaatgtaagaGTCTTTACTGTCATAAAAGTAAAGACCTTGCAGTTATTTtctgaatgtattattatttttattaaaaaagtgtaTTGTCCCTAAACGTTTGAACGGACTGTTAATGTTCATTTTCAATCAGGCAGTCTATTATTTTGTGCCTTTTTTCTGAACAGTGAGACTTTCTGAAGAGGATCCAGAAGCACAGAGGTATTACCCACATAAACATGACCTCCTTACCCTTCTTTCAGTGGGAGGTCATTGGGTGACCACAGAACAACACTTACAGGTTAGCAACTCGCAGCACTGATTCTTACACTTTTAcactatacatttaataaaatacattttatcctCTTTTTCAAAGCTGGACCCTCCTGACAGCCACATTCTCTTCCTGAAGGCAGCCTCTCTCTCGTTCCTCAACGACGAGGTCTGGACAACATCCCGGGCCAAGCAGGGCCGATATCTCCGTATCTTTTTCTACAAACTTCATTCATCTTTAACTGCCTACTGATTGGTCAGCATTCAGGCCTCAGCTTTGTTTATTGGCCTTCAAAATAGTAATTACTCAAAGTTTCTAGCTCAATCTAGGTTGGTTTACATTTTTGGagttggcagatgcttttatctaaggTGTCTTAGAGATACAGTACAGTATGTTTTCTTTTGTATATcacttgcagagaaggcgagtcCTAATATAACCCCATGAAAAAAACTCTGATGATCTGATCCTTATTATTACACAAAACAGCTTTACTCTCCAGTGGAATGAAGAAGGGAGATCTGACttttttctgaacattttttGAAATCGCTCTATGTTGCAAAGAGGTCACTGGGTTCCTGAGTGTGTATAATACGGCTAGTCCTTGACAGTTTGATGTATTTAGGACCTGAGGGGTTTCTTCCAGTGTCCTCAGGCTACTGGAACGACCTTGTCAACAACAAAGGACACGCGGTTTCCTCTTTGTAACTGGGTTATTTGCCTTTAGTCTGCTCTCTCTCAGATATCTTAAAAGATGTGATGGATAAACTCTGCACAGGGACCTTCAGGTGAGAATGaggaataaaaatgtgtgtgaaagAAGCAGATTGTGTGTACAAGAGTCTTTAAAGGAGGACAAATTacacaaattatgaatttaaaactATGTGGGCCGTGTATGTAATGCAGAGAGGAAAAAGTGTGAAATCAGCTTTGTTGTGTGAATGCTGTTGAATTTGACCGTTGTCTCCACGCAGGCCTCAGTTGGGGGACCCCGTGCCTTTATATGAAGCTACGGTGTCCATGGAGATGGTACAGAGAAAGCAAGCGAGGAAGAGAATAGCGGTCAAGCTTTGAAGAAGGCTCaaaatattatttccataattCTGTACATTTTAGTTGTTATAAATCTCATGTTTTTGTCGGTTGTACTTTCAGTGGATTGTtggtatttaaaaatgttaaaattcttTAAATGGAAATCAGCCTCATTCCAAAAAGCATGCATCACAGAGCAAAAAGTCtttacattatttgaaaaattgtgtgtgtatatgtatatatatatataaacttatgaaATAATTTACGTAACTAGACcaaagagagagattttttatgacatactgtatatgcaattTTCCCTTGTCAAGCACTCCCAGTGGATTTTTAACCGCACCATCTGATCCCGTTTCTTCTGCCTATTAGTTAAGCTCTGTATGGAAACGGATTGGATAATGCTGACCTAGAATTCGGCATCATTGTTCAGAGGTATGCATTTGATTATCAGTAGTCTCCTACCAGAAACGCAGCATGTAGCTCATTTGCTTTCAATAGAAGATTTGTGTTTGTTAAGATCTCATTGTTCTAAATGTCCCCTCATCTTCCTGTCCACCATTCTGGAACTGTCACAGCTATCTAGGAGAAAAACCAATTGTTGAAGCTCAGAAATCCCAAACTGTGGGGGCAATATAAAGAGAGATCacctaaaaattacaattctgtcatcatttactcacacttgtgtcaatccaaacctgcatgatgttatttataaaattaaaaaaaaaattcatactgaTAATTTCAATGCAATGAAAACGAATAGAGGTAAGTGAATGTTGAACAATAATTTGTagtacagcaataataataataaaaatatatatatatatttatatatatatatatatatatatatatatattgttaggtACAGTGTGTCTATTGTGTTCATGTTGAAGCGCTAATCAATTGTGTTGCTATTGAGAAGGGATACAGGTAAGGTTGGGGCAGGTTTGGTGTTGTGTGTGTCCCTGTAAGTGTttctaatatgtatttatttatttactttttatttctaataattaaaatgatgtttttgttAGCAATAGCAACGCTGATAGAAAAAAGCAGCatggacattcttcaaaatgtcttttgtgttccacagaagaaacagTCATAcacgtttggaacaacatgagggtgattaaatgacagaattttgggattttggtgaactattcttttaagtaattaagtaaacTCCCTGTAGTTTTTAAGGTGGTTGTGTTAAGTGCTGTAGTACAAAGCTCAACCATATCTGCAGGCTCTTGGCTTGTGTCTAAACCTTGGCAGTGACCGCATGAGGCTTCTGGTTCCTCAGTGTCCTGAATGCACTGCTGTTACCAGAGTGACTATTGTCCCCAGAGGTTTTGAAGAACCACTCATGTGTGTTCCAGAATCCTTTGCTCCTCTTGTCTCAGGCTCTCCACCCCACACCGTTGTTCAAGGAGAGACCGGTTCGCACCCTGTTTGAGCTGTGATAGCTGTACAAATGAAAAAACTCAGACTGTAAGTGGTTTCATATCTTTAATTCGACACAGGCAGCATTAagaatgaacagatttaattagatttaacTCACCCTCTCTAGTGCCTAGACATTGTTATCTGTGAGGTTATTACAAAGCTTTAGGGCATTGTGGATGCACCACTCCTCCCTATCCCAGCTCTCTACTGCTCCCAAgaggacagaacaagagcttgaacaaggagttgtgcagcatgttctgaaagaaagggtctgatcttcttgatgttgaataaagcaaatctgcaggatcggactgTTTTAGCAATGctgtctgagaaagtcagctgatcatcaatcataactccaaggtttctggctgtttttgaatgagttatggttgatgtgcctaactggatggtgaaattgtgatgaagtgatgggtttgctggaatcacaagcagttctgtctttgcaaggttgagttgaagttAAAGCAATAACAATTACAATGTATTTTGCATTATCATGCAAACAAATTCCACGCATACTAATAATATGTTTAGGATGTTAACTTCTCACTATTGCTCAGGTTGCAAGGACAGCCGTATCTGTGCAGTCATCAGTCGCCAGGAAGGGCCATGCATCCCAAACGTCAAGTTTCTG from Carassius auratus strain Wakin chromosome 1, ASM336829v1, whole genome shotgun sequence includes these protein-coding regions:
- the LOC113068409 gene encoding quinone oxidoreductase-like protein 1 isoform X2, translated to MKGLYCQKGDQGDVKFVIQETNAPNKLGSHQVKVQVKCCALSPVDFKLYEDLKIEIENVPVGREIAGVVLQVGPKVTFFQPDDEVVGILPLDAEQSGLCSVVVTDEYNLVQKPEKVSWFEAAAVIKDGLRAFTALHTLARMAAGQTVLVLDGAAPFGVLAIQLAQYHGVKVLATASSPEDQKLLEELRPSVARVIRVWDSKQDLVDSCLEETGGLGVDIIIDSGVRLSEEDPEAQRYYPHKHDLLTLLSVGGHWVTTEQHLQLDPPDSHILFLKAASLSFLNDEVWTTSRAKQGRYLHILKDVMDKLCTGTFRPQLGDPVPLYEATVSMEMVQRKQARKRIAVKL
- the LOC113068409 gene encoding quinone oxidoreductase-like protein 1 isoform X1, giving the protein MKGLYCQKGDQGDVKFVIQETNAPNKLGSHQVKVQVKCCALSPVDFKLYEDLKIEIENVPVGREIAGVVLQVGPKVTFFQPDDEVVGILPLDAEQSGLCSVVVTDEYNLVQKPEKVSWFEAAAVIKDGLRAFTALHTLARMAAGQTVLVLDGAAPFGVLAIQLAQYHGVKVLATASSPEDQKLLEELRPSVDVQESFLARVIRVWDSKQDLVDSCLEETGGLGVDIIIDSGVRLSEEDPEAQRYYPHKHDLLTLLSVGGHWVTTEQHLQLDPPDSHILFLKAASLSFLNDEVWTTSRAKQGRYLHILKDVMDKLCTGTFRPQLGDPVPLYEATVSMEMVQRKQARKRIAVKL